In Pseudonocardia sp. C8, one genomic interval encodes:
- a CDS encoding MBL fold metallo-hydrolase gives MSGSEVLPAEAVDEFEILFTGYVPWPFPTPWGTTAGVAPTVAFIRDGDRKIVYDPGTVPSAASILEPLNELGYEAGDITDVIISHHHPDHCINVALFPNAVLQDMWGTYKGDQWSLRATTDGFDVTPGIRLIHTPGHTESDISTLVATPKGLVTFTHLWWTDTIPAPDDPVALDQPAFHKNRERILALNPALIVPGHGPAFAPSAENPR, from the coding sequence TTGTCCGGATCTGAAGTTCTGCCTGCCGAGGCAGTTGACGAGTTCGAGATCCTCTTCACGGGATATGTTCCTTGGCCGTTCCCGACGCCGTGGGGCACCACAGCCGGCGTAGCGCCGACCGTGGCATTTATCCGGGACGGTGACCGCAAGATCGTCTACGACCCGGGAACGGTCCCGAGCGCGGCTTCGATCCTGGAACCGCTCAACGAACTTGGCTACGAGGCGGGCGATATCACTGATGTGATCATCAGCCACCACCACCCCGACCACTGCATCAACGTCGCACTCTTCCCGAACGCGGTGCTGCAGGACATGTGGGGCACCTACAAGGGCGACCAGTGGTCGCTTCGGGCCACGACGGACGGTTTCGACGTCACACCGGGTATCCGTCTGATTCACACCCCGGGCCACACCGAGTCGGACATCTCGACTCTGGTGGCGACACCGAAGGGGCTCGTCACGTTCACCCATCTCTGGTGGACCGACACGATTCCTGCACCCGACGACCCGGTCGCACTCGACCAGCCGGCTTTCCACAAGAACCGCGAGCGCATCCTGGCCCTCAATCCGGCGCTGATCGTGCCCGGCCACGGCCCGGCGTTCGCTCCGAGCGCGGAGAACCCCCGATGA